A window of Notolabrus celidotus isolate fNotCel1 chromosome 11, fNotCel1.pri, whole genome shotgun sequence contains these coding sequences:
- the spata2 gene encoding spermatogenesis-associated protein 2, with protein sequence MDAKLKEDLFRRYVTALERRLEGGGEWPRSVNAPEGDRGRYKDSEALLSTATALLGAYQPDPGQRFRMVRFYEVLESSLRCQRGGNLRSLERAFRTLETICTNLLLFPWKKEFRCIKTFTGPYVYHLQSAITDAELRALMRTIGYACDHDSQFHLQEHPGGTNHLRQLAFELFLAQAECRLLGEVVALARGSASEMEALELRRGCRDDAAGCAEALRRRDSLGADMARLSVRPLDIERPHAHHLRRGSRPSKSVDVTDGAGHWHPAVSKPVLKASLSLRKEPLFVDAEEDMKDEIIRPCNSASLFSLAGPPSYSTVGDFSPIQSPPPADAYTSYHLSSLDEIDLYTERGGTGMGGRQISSRPPSREPRDVREAWLLKAHGSVKCQGCGLGCSSMASCQRCDMILCSSCHDVDPSPCCGLQDYHPKSPRPLDGYIPVKEKLSVYSNTHSHSHLHPHPLTLTHSHSHPHPHPHPQMVEKPLMSTKLFPSKSVALTTPKGGSSDRIGLGGSRCGFCNKPGASHTCVNCSKVSCDSCMGLYAKDMCTRKNPQHSFVPNHQLNFKSGTISHLVYR encoded by the exons ATGGATGCCAAATTAAAAGAGGACCTATTTCGGAGGTATGTGACAGCACTGGAGAGGCGCCTGGAGGGTGGAGGAGAATGGCCAAGGAGTGTGAATGCACCAGAaggggacagagggagataCAAGGACAGCGAGGCCTTACTTTCCACGGCTACAGCCCTGCTTGGGGCCTATCAGCCAGATCCAGGACAGCGTTTCAGGATGGTGCGTTTCTATGAAGTGCTGGAGAGTTCTCTGCGCtgccagagaggaggaaaccTCAGGAGTCTTGAGAGAGCCTTTCGCACATTGGAAACTATCTGCACCAACCTCTTGCTCTTCCCCTGGAAAAAGGAGTTCAGATGTATAAAG ACCTTCACCGGCCCCTACGTGTATCACCTGCAATCTGCCATTACTGATGCTGAACTCCGAGCTCTAATGCGCACTATTGGCTACGCCTGTGACCACGATTCACAGTTTCATTTGCAGGAGCACCCAGGTGGCACAAATCATCTCCGCCAGTTGGCGTTTGAGCTCTTCCTGGCCCAAGCGGAGTGCCGTCTCCTGGGAGAGGTAGTGGCTCTGGCCCGTGGTTCGGCCTCAGAGATGGAGGCCCTGGAACTCCGCAGAGGTTGCAGAGATGACGCGGCTGGCTGTGCGGAGGCGCTTCGTAGACGCGACAGCCTTGGGGCGGATATGGCTCGTTTGTCGGTGCGGCCCCTGGATATAGAGAGACCTCATGCCCACCACTTGAGGCGAGGTAGCCGGCCGTCTAAATCTGTGGATGTCACAGATGGAGCTGGACACTGGCATCCCGCTGTAAGCAAGCCTGTGTTAAAGGCCTCGTTGAGTCTGAGAAAGGAGCCTCTGTTTGTGGATGCAGAGGAGGATATGAAGGATGAGATCATCAGACCCTGCAACTCAGCATCGCTATTCTCCTTGGCAGGTCCACCTTCCTATAGCACTGTTGGGGATTTCTCCCCGATTCAGTCACCTCCCCCAGCTGATGCGTACACCTCCTACCACCTGTCGTCCCTGGATGAGATCGACTTGTACACGGAGAGGGGCGGTACGGGGATGGGAGGGAGGCAGATCTCTTCTCGACCTCCATCCAGAGAGCCCCGGGATGTAAGGGAGGCATGGTTGCTCAAAGCTCACGGTAGTGTGAAGTGTCAGGGCTGTGGGCTGGGATGCTCCTCCATGGCATCCTGCCAGAGGTGTGACATGATCCTCTGTTCTTCCTGTCATGATGTGGACCCCTCCCCTTGCTGCGGCCTCCAGGACTACCATCCCAAATCCCCGCGGCCCCTCGATGGATACATTCCAGTCAAGGAAAAGCTCTCCGTCTACTCTAATACACACTCCCACTCGCATCTCCATCCACACCCCCTCACACTgactcactcacactctcaccCCCACCCTCACCCCCACCCTCAGATGGTGGAGAAACCCCTCATGTCCACTAAGCTATTTCCAAGCAAATCTGTCGCCTTGACAACACCAAAGGGAGGCAGCAGTGATCGAATAGGCTTGGGGGGATCGCGATGCGGGTTTTGCAACAAGCCGGGTGCATCACACACCTGTGTGAACTGCTCTAAAGTGTCATGTGACTCATGCATGGGCTTGTATGCAAAGGATATGTGCACGCGAAAGAATCCCCAGCACAGCTTTGTCCCCAACCATCAGCTTAACTTCAAATCTGGCACCATATCTCACTTGGTGTACCGAtaa
- the rnf114 gene encoding E3 ubiquitin-protein ligase RNF114, translated as MAMLGSFSTAQHRKNVSDGSSDVSEFVCPVCLEIFDSPVTTQCGHTFCQSCLQECLRPQKPVCAVCRAGLGQWTKAAELEAVIQSSVASCKGCGTQVGLSQMRSHTAACTKYQEYIEEGVRTTAQNQPAIISPVPNRYTFTCPYCNCQNLDQDGLVEHCTSQHSRDTRQVVCPICASMPWGDPNYRSADFFQHLKIRHTFSYDTFVDYSTDENTMIQEALQRSLLDN; from the exons ATGGCGATGCTCGGAAGCTttagcacagcacagcacaggaaAAACGTCTCTGACGGGAGCAGCGACGTTTCAGAGTTTGTCTGTCCAGTGTGTCTGGAAATATTTGACAGTCCTGTAACAACACAATGCGGACATAC GTTCTGCCAGAGTTGTTTGCAGGAGTGTTTGCGTCCACAGAAAcctgtttgtgctgtgtgtCGGGCAGGACTGGGTCAATGGACTAAAGCTGCAGAGCTAGAGGCGGTCATTCAATCATCTGTGGCATCTTGCAAGGGATGTGGAACTCAG GTTGGCCTCTCCCAAATGAGAAGCCACACAGCTGCCTGTACAAAATATCAGGAGTACATTGAGGAGGGAGTGAGGACTACTGCCCAGAACCAGCCAGCCATCATCAG CCCTGTGCCAAACCGCTACACCTTCACCTGCCCATATTGCAACTGCCAGAACCTCGATCAGGATGGCCTGGTTGAACATTGCACCTCTCAACATTCTCGCGATACACGCcaagtg gTGTGCCCAATCTGTGCCTCAATGCCATGGGGGGATCCTAACTACAGGAGTGCTGACTTTTTCCAGCACCTAAAAATCAGACACACCTTCTCCTATGATACATTTGTT GATTATTCCACAGATGAAAACACAATGATTCAAGAGGCTCTACAGCGCTCCCTATTGGACAACTGA